A portion of the Pseudarthrobacter defluvii genome contains these proteins:
- a CDS encoding helix-turn-helix transcriptional regulator: MYRLPWADRIAAVASLTDDKRLQLFELVTASPRPMGRDEVAEAAGMARSTVSFHLDRLVQDGLLAVEFHKPAGRTGPGSGRPAKMYRPVGGEVAASVPDRNYDLAGELMAAAIESSQAEGGPVGESLRAVAFRKGRELAAAAGGLEDFLSEAGYQPQPDGDGGYLLPNCPFHRLSRAHATVVCDMNGAFLRGAAVGCGGPEDRVAEASGPGHCCARIKGAG; encoded by the coding sequence ATGTACCGACTTCCCTGGGCGGACAGGATCGCGGCCGTCGCCTCACTCACGGATGATAAAAGGCTGCAACTATTCGAGCTGGTTACGGCGTCGCCCCGGCCGATGGGGCGCGATGAGGTGGCCGAGGCCGCAGGTATGGCGCGGAGCACCGTTTCCTTCCACCTGGACAGGCTGGTCCAGGATGGACTGCTGGCCGTGGAGTTCCACAAGCCAGCGGGCAGGACGGGGCCAGGCTCGGGACGCCCGGCCAAGATGTACCGGCCGGTGGGCGGCGAAGTGGCAGCCTCCGTACCGGACCGGAACTATGACCTCGCCGGGGAGCTGATGGCCGCTGCCATCGAGTCTTCGCAGGCCGAAGGCGGGCCGGTGGGGGAATCGCTGCGCGCCGTTGCGTTCCGGAAGGGCCGGGAGCTCGCAGCAGCGGCCGGCGGTCTGGAGGATTTCCTGTCGGAGGCGGGCTACCAGCCGCAGCCTGATGGTGACGGCGGCTACCTGCTGCCCAACTGCCCCTTCCATAGACTTTCGAGGGCCCACGCAACAGTGGTGTGCGACATGAACGGCGCCTTCCTGCGTGGGGCGGCGGTTGGCTGCGGCGGCCCCGAGGACCGTGTTGCCGAGGCCTCCGGACCGGGTCATTGCTGCGCCCGGATCAAGGGCGCCGGCTGA
- a CDS encoding J domain-containing protein, which produces MTESSSSHYQVLRVAVTATDKEIKVAYRRAARIAHPDHGGDAATFRRVTAAYETLIDPQRRKAYDRSYGAGSVRGAAPDDGAHFDAPAAGSRASATVRRPGNSRNTAGDPPIYVPPYEGNDVALIPLAQARQQVHGVPRKRGIFGAEARIQREMRTVQLLTRQVLPAIPAARLINGLQSPADNSHIDHAVLSGYRLALVNSMLLPRGAYAWDGRTLNHGGRSVAPPQLARVVWAMQEIFPELNVTGWTVVHGPDGNLHEPVIDHHRRPAGALETVQILNAAGTVRGLKDFLASGPAPNTVNVPVLARLLRGMH; this is translated from the coding sequence TTGACCGAGAGCAGCAGCTCCCACTACCAGGTCCTTCGCGTGGCCGTCACCGCCACCGACAAGGAAATCAAGGTGGCTTACCGCCGAGCCGCCAGGATTGCGCATCCGGACCACGGCGGTGATGCCGCAACCTTCCGGCGCGTGACTGCTGCCTACGAAACCCTGATCGATCCGCAGCGGCGAAAAGCATACGACCGGTCCTATGGCGCCGGTTCAGTCCGCGGCGCTGCGCCCGACGACGGCGCCCACTTTGATGCCCCGGCCGCCGGAAGCAGAGCGTCGGCCACCGTCCGGAGGCCAGGCAACAGCAGGAACACCGCCGGCGACCCGCCGATCTACGTTCCGCCGTACGAAGGAAACGACGTTGCCCTCATCCCCCTGGCCCAAGCCCGCCAGCAGGTTCACGGGGTGCCGCGGAAACGCGGCATCTTTGGCGCTGAGGCCCGCATCCAGCGCGAGATGCGCACCGTGCAGCTGCTGACCCGGCAGGTGCTGCCTGCCATTCCCGCCGCCCGGCTCATCAATGGACTCCAATCCCCGGCGGACAACAGCCACATCGACCATGCGGTCCTTTCCGGCTACCGGCTGGCCCTGGTCAACTCCATGCTCCTGCCCAGGGGTGCCTACGCCTGGGACGGCAGGACGCTCAACCATGGCGGCCGCTCTGTGGCACCTCCGCAGCTGGCCCGGGTGGTGTGGGCCATGCAGGAAATCTTCCCGGAGCTCAACGTCACAGGATGGACCGTGGTGCACGGCCCGGACGGAAACCTCCATGAACCCGTGATTGACCACCACCGGCGGCCCGCCGGAGCCCTGGAGACCGTCCAGATCTTGAACGCGGCGGGCACGGTGCGGGGCCTGAAGGATTTCCTTGCCTCCGGTCCCGCACCCAACACAGTGAACGTCCCGGTCCTGGCCAGGCTGCTGCGCGGCATGCACTGA
- a CDS encoding tRNA (cytidine(34)-2'-O)-methyltransferase, with translation MFRILFHEPEIPGNTGNAIRLAAITGAELHLVEPLGFDFSDAKLRRAGLDYHDLAVVTVHKTIEDAWQHLQPERVYAFTSDGTTSYTDIDYAPGDVLMFGRESVGLPAELKNDAHVTATVRLPMLPALRSLNLANAASIAVYEAWRQQGFAGARL, from the coding sequence GTGTTCCGCATCCTTTTCCATGAACCAGAGATTCCCGGCAATACCGGCAACGCCATCCGCCTCGCCGCCATCACGGGCGCCGAACTGCACCTTGTGGAACCCCTTGGCTTCGACTTTTCCGACGCCAAGCTGCGCCGGGCCGGGCTGGACTACCATGACCTCGCCGTGGTTACCGTGCACAAGACCATCGAGGACGCCTGGCAGCACCTCCAGCCCGAGCGCGTCTACGCGTTCACCTCTGACGGCACCACCAGCTACACGGACATCGACTACGCCCCGGGCGACGTCCTGATGTTTGGCCGCGAATCCGTCGGGCTGCCGGCCGAACTGAAGAACGATGCCCACGTGACCGCCACGGTGCGGCTGCCCATGTTGCCGGCCCTTCGTTCCCTCAACCTTGCCAATGCCGCCTCCATCGCTGTCTATGAAGCCTGGCGCCAGCAGGGCTTTGCGGGGGCAAGGCTTTAG
- a CDS encoding sigma-70 family RNA polymerase sigma factor: METPNAPNSEGSAAVTDPPADLSQRLSVLLAGIARGDQASFAEFYQLTSRRVFGMARRVLIDPELSEDTTQEVFLQVWQNAAKFDPQAGSPLSWLMTISHRRAVDKVRSSQSSTDREAKYGASTQDIDHDTVSDEVGSRLEAEAVVRCLGTLTETQQESVRLAYYGGLTYREVAERLNAAVPTIKSRIRDGLIRLKTCLGVS; this comes from the coding sequence ATGGAAACTCCCAACGCGCCGAATTCCGAGGGCTCCGCCGCGGTGACTGACCCACCGGCTGACCTCAGCCAACGCCTCTCGGTCCTGCTGGCGGGCATCGCCCGTGGGGACCAGGCATCGTTTGCCGAGTTCTACCAGCTGACGTCCCGGCGGGTCTTCGGCATGGCGCGCCGCGTCCTGATCGATCCCGAACTCAGCGAGGACACCACGCAGGAAGTCTTCCTGCAGGTCTGGCAGAACGCCGCGAAGTTCGATCCGCAGGCAGGCAGCCCGCTCTCCTGGCTGATGACCATCTCGCACCGGCGGGCCGTGGACAAGGTGCGCTCGTCACAGTCCTCCACCGACAGGGAAGCCAAGTACGGTGCCAGCACGCAGGACATCGACCATGACACCGTTTCCGATGAAGTGGGCAGCCGGCTGGAAGCGGAGGCCGTGGTCCGCTGCCTGGGGACGCTGACGGAAACACAGCAGGAATCCGTGCGCCTGGCCTACTACGGCGGCCTCACTTACCGTGAGGTGGCAGAACGGCTGAATGCGGCAGTGCCCACTATCAAGTCCCGCATCCGCGACGGACTGATCCGATTGAAGACCTGTTTGGGGGTGAGTTGA
- a CDS encoding anti-sigma factor, translating into MEEGRNSRSSSFGDTVAMDLAAGRAVDLAELYALDAVTEQERDAIDRYISTAPEPERLAFLARVRQSREALARTFRAEEEPPSDLFERIVAQLPAQLPSHGGPGAVDAPAPAGSTLPASSQGTPAGAGTQDELAQARKRREERRGPSGTRRWLVGVAAAAAIALGGVGVGAYMADQNDPVNQVARAGDLREASVNVAGGGKATLLISASEDAAVVKMSGVPAPPAGKVYQMWLIPKDGSAPVSQGLMDEQALSKPAVVQGIHSAASLGITVEPAGGSKAPTLPTVAAAPLGA; encoded by the coding sequence ATGGAAGAAGGCCGCAACAGTCGGTCAAGTTCCTTCGGTGACACCGTGGCGATGGATCTTGCCGCAGGCCGCGCCGTGGACCTCGCAGAGCTCTATGCCCTTGACGCGGTCACGGAGCAGGAACGCGATGCCATTGACCGGTACATCTCCACCGCCCCGGAGCCGGAGCGGCTGGCCTTCCTTGCACGCGTCCGGCAGTCCCGGGAGGCCCTGGCCCGTACTTTCCGTGCGGAGGAGGAGCCGCCGTCGGACCTGTTCGAACGGATCGTCGCCCAGCTTCCTGCCCAACTCCCCAGCCATGGTGGACCAGGAGCGGTCGACGCACCGGCACCGGCCGGAAGCACACTGCCGGCTTCTTCGCAGGGCACCCCTGCCGGCGCCGGTACACAGGATGAGCTGGCGCAGGCGCGCAAGCGCCGCGAGGAGCGGCGCGGCCCATCCGGCACCCGGCGCTGGCTGGTGGGCGTCGCGGCAGCAGCGGCCATCGCGCTCGGCGGTGTGGGCGTGGGCGCCTACATGGCCGACCAGAACGATCCCGTCAACCAGGTGGCCAGGGCAGGCGACCTGCGCGAGGCGTCCGTGAACGTGGCGGGCGGCGGCAAGGCAACCCTGCTGATTTCAGCATCCGAGGACGCTGCCGTAGTGAAGATGAGCGGCGTCCCCGCTCCCCCTGCGGGCAAGGTCTACCAAATGTGGCTGATCCCCAAGGACGGTTCGGCACCGGTGTCGCAGGGGCTGATGGACGAGCAGGCTCTCTCCAAGCCTGCCGTGGTCCAGGGCATCCATTCTGCCGCGTCGCTGGGCATCACTGTCGAGCCGGCCGGCGGGTCCAAGGCCCCCACGCTGCCGACGGTCGCGGCGGCTCCGCTCGGAGCCTGA
- a CDS encoding PIG-L deacetylase family protein, giving the protein MTASTGQAGSPFNPDKHRVGRVLCFAAHPDDIDFGAAGTVAAWTAAGVQVSYCIMTDGEAGGFDPAHRADIIAMRDAEQRRAAKLVGVTDIHYLHQRDGYLEPSHEVMKAVVRLIREVRPDVVLAMHPERNWERIQKSHPDHLAVGEAVTRAVYPALENPFAYPELADAGLEAYKLPWLWLYAGPGERENHFVDVTDHVDAKLAAIHVHVSQHPDVAAMEVTVRQGMQHNAARAGLPEGRSAEAFHVVAVNGPDTIAGF; this is encoded by the coding sequence TTGACTGCCTCCACGGGGCAGGCAGGGAGCCCGTTCAACCCGGATAAGCACCGGGTTGGGCGGGTGCTCTGTTTTGCGGCCCATCCTGACGACATCGACTTTGGCGCTGCCGGAACCGTCGCCGCCTGGACGGCGGCCGGCGTCCAGGTCAGCTACTGCATCATGACCGACGGCGAAGCGGGCGGCTTCGACCCGGCCCACCGTGCGGACATCATCGCCATGCGCGACGCCGAACAGCGCCGGGCCGCCAAGCTGGTCGGTGTCACCGACATCCACTACCTCCACCAGCGGGACGGGTACCTTGAGCCGTCGCACGAAGTGATGAAGGCCGTGGTGCGGCTGATCCGCGAAGTCCGTCCCGACGTCGTCCTTGCCATGCATCCGGAACGGAACTGGGAGCGGATCCAAAAGAGCCACCCGGACCACCTGGCCGTGGGGGAGGCAGTGACGCGGGCCGTGTATCCGGCACTCGAAAACCCTTTCGCCTACCCCGAACTGGCCGACGCCGGTCTAGAGGCCTACAAGCTGCCATGGCTGTGGCTCTACGCAGGGCCCGGGGAACGGGAAAACCACTTCGTGGACGTCACGGACCACGTGGACGCCAAGCTGGCTGCCATCCATGTCCATGTCAGCCAGCACCCCGACGTCGCGGCGATGGAAGTCACCGTCCGCCAGGGGATGCAGCATAATGCCGCCAGGGCAGGGTTGCCGGAAGGGCGCAGCGCGGAAGCCTTCCACGTGGTGGCCGTCAACGGGCCAGACACAATCGCAGGTTTCTAG
- a CDS encoding electron transfer flavoprotein subunit alpha/FixB family protein: protein MAKVLVFIDNPGASLKKSSLELLTLARSLGESTVALNGELSDGVAATFAEYGVGGILRPSAQDLDDFLVAPKAAYVAAAAETTGAGIVLLDNSPEGKEIAARAGIRLNAGVITDVVAVDPDGTAHKSVLAGSYNTACKASTPVSVVTLKANNVTPEPAAAPTTPGTATVEVPAVAAAARITERQQKVASGRPDLTDARIVVAGGRGMDGDFGPVEELADALGAAVGASRAATDAGWISHDAQVGQTGKTVSPQLYISAGISGAIQQKAGMQTSKVIVAVNKDAESPVFEIADFGIIGDVFDVLPQAAAEIKKRKG, encoded by the coding sequence ATGGCAAAAGTACTCGTATTCATCGACAACCCCGGCGCGTCGCTCAAGAAGAGCAGCCTGGAACTGCTGACCCTGGCCCGTTCCCTGGGCGAGAGCACAGTGGCGCTCAACGGCGAACTCTCCGACGGCGTCGCTGCCACCTTCGCCGAATACGGCGTGGGCGGCATTCTGCGCCCCTCGGCCCAGGACCTGGACGACTTCCTGGTGGCACCGAAGGCTGCCTATGTTGCCGCCGCCGCTGAAACCACCGGTGCCGGCATCGTCCTGCTGGACAACTCACCGGAAGGCAAGGAGATCGCTGCACGTGCGGGCATCCGCTTGAACGCCGGCGTCATCACCGACGTCGTCGCCGTGGACCCGGACGGCACCGCTCACAAATCGGTGCTGGCCGGTTCCTACAACACCGCCTGCAAGGCCAGCACCCCGGTGTCCGTAGTGACCCTGAAGGCCAACAACGTCACCCCGGAGCCCGCGGCGGCCCCCACAACTCCCGGGACCGCCACGGTGGAGGTTCCCGCGGTAGCCGCAGCGGCCCGCATCACCGAACGGCAGCAGAAGGTGGCCAGCGGCCGGCCCGACCTCACCGACGCGCGGATCGTGGTGGCCGGCGGACGCGGCATGGACGGCGACTTCGGTCCCGTCGAAGAGTTGGCCGATGCACTTGGAGCAGCTGTCGGCGCCTCCCGCGCCGCCACGGATGCGGGCTGGATCAGCCACGACGCCCAGGTGGGGCAGACCGGCAAGACCGTTTCCCCGCAGTTGTACATTTCCGCGGGCATCTCCGGCGCCATCCAGCAGAAGGCGGGCATGCAGACGTCCAAGGTCATCGTTGCGGTCAACAAGGATGCCGAGTCCCCGGTCTTCGAGATTGCGGACTTCGGCATCATCGGCGACGTCTTCGATGTCCTGCCGCAGGCCGCCGCCGAGATCAAGAAGCGCAAGGGCTGA
- a CDS encoding electron transfer flavoprotein subunit beta/FixA family protein yields the protein MKIVVLVKHVPDAQFDRHLNGEGNTADRDESILSELDEYALEAALQLAEARGGSKAGNQVIALSMGPAGAVNAVKKSLQMGATEGVHLTDDALAGSDAAATSLALAAAVRHLGDVDLVITGMASTDGETSLVPAQLAERLGLPQVTFASTLQVDGGRLTARRDADTSSETVEAPLPAVVSVTDQINEPRYPNFKGIIAAKRKSITTLSLADIGVQPAQVGFAGSWTSVTSADQRPPRTAGTIITDEGDAGIKLVDFLAAQKLL from the coding sequence TTGAAGATCGTAGTCCTGGTCAAACATGTACCGGACGCCCAGTTCGACCGCCACCTCAACGGGGAGGGCAACACCGCGGACCGCGACGAAAGCATTCTGTCCGAGCTTGACGAGTACGCCCTTGAAGCAGCCCTGCAGCTGGCGGAGGCGCGCGGCGGAAGCAAAGCAGGCAACCAGGTCATCGCCCTCAGCATGGGACCCGCCGGAGCCGTCAACGCAGTCAAGAAGTCACTGCAGATGGGCGCCACCGAAGGCGTGCACCTCACGGACGACGCCCTGGCGGGATCCGACGCCGCGGCCACCTCGCTTGCCCTGGCCGCCGCAGTTCGGCACCTGGGCGACGTGGACCTGGTCATCACCGGCATGGCTTCCACCGACGGCGAGACCTCCCTTGTTCCGGCGCAGCTGGCCGAGCGGCTTGGGCTGCCCCAGGTCACGTTCGCGTCCACTCTCCAGGTGGACGGCGGCCGCCTGACCGCCCGCCGCGACGCCGACACGTCGTCTGAAACGGTGGAGGCACCGCTGCCCGCCGTCGTGTCCGTCACGGACCAAATCAACGAACCCCGGTACCCCAACTTCAAGGGCATCATCGCCGCAAAGCGCAAGAGCATCACCACCCTGTCCCTGGCCGATATCGGCGTGCAGCCGGCGCAGGTGGGCTTCGCCGGCTCCTGGACCAGCGTGACCAGCGCGGACCAGCGGCCGCCCAGGACCGCAGGCACCATCATCACCGACGAGGGCGACGCCGGCATCAAGCTGGTTGACTTCCTGGCCGCCCAGAAGCTGCTCTAA